The Streptomyces sp. P9-A4 genome contains a region encoding:
- a CDS encoding discoidin domain-containing protein: MPAAGIRLAPPPPSSAPRRRLTAVALVAALLAGLLALVAAPPAEAAPVLLSQGRPATASSQENAGTPAGAAVDGDPGTRWSSAFADPQWIQVDLGAPAALSRVDLRWEAAYGTAYRIETSGNGTDWTTAYSTANGPGGNESLAVTGTARYVRVHGTTRATGYGYSLWEFQVYGTTGDGGPTLPGGGDLGPNVHVLDPSTPGIQTKLDEVFTQQESAQFGSGRHAFLLKPGTYNGLNAQIGFYTQIAGLGLRPDDTTINGDVTVDAGWFGGNATQNFWRSAENLALDPVNGTDRWAVSQAASFRRMHVKGNLNLAPSGYGWASGGYIADSKIDGTVQPYSQQQWYTRDSAIGGWLNGVWNMAFSGVEGAPATGFPDPPYTTLDTTPVSREKPFLFWEGGEFKVFAPARRVNARGTSWGSGTPQGQSIPLGRFYVVKPGTTAATMNAALRQGLHLLLTPGVYHVDQPVQVDRPGTIVLGLGLATIVPDNGVTAVKVADVDGVRLAGFLVDAGPVNSPVLLEIGPQGAGADHGADPTTVQDVYVRVGGAGPGRATTAMAVHSDDVIVDHTWVWRADHGEGVGWETNRSDYGVRVYGDDVLATGLFVEHFNKYDVEWFGERGRTIFFQNEKAYDAPNQAAVQDGPYKGYAAYRVDDSVNTHEGWALGSYCYFNVDPTIRQDHGFRAPVKPGVRFHDLLVVSLGGKGQYEHVINGVGAPTSGTATVPSTVVSYP, from the coding sequence ATGCCCGCAGCAGGCATCCGTCTCGCGCCGCCCCCGCCATCCTCCGCACCACGTCGTCGCCTCACCGCCGTCGCCCTCGTCGCCGCGCTCCTCGCCGGACTGCTCGCGCTCGTCGCCGCACCCCCCGCCGAGGCCGCCCCCGTACTGCTCTCCCAGGGCAGGCCCGCCACCGCCTCCAGCCAGGAGAACGCCGGCACCCCCGCCGGCGCCGCCGTCGACGGTGACCCGGGAACCCGCTGGTCCAGCGCCTTCGCCGACCCCCAGTGGATCCAGGTCGACCTGGGCGCCCCCGCCGCCCTCAGCAGGGTCGACCTGCGCTGGGAAGCCGCCTACGGCACCGCGTACCGCATCGAGACCTCCGGCAACGGCACCGACTGGACGACCGCCTACAGCACCGCCAACGGCCCCGGCGGCAACGAGTCCCTGGCCGTCACCGGCACCGCCCGCTACGTCCGCGTCCACGGCACCACCCGCGCCACCGGATACGGCTACTCCCTCTGGGAGTTCCAGGTCTACGGCACCACCGGCGACGGCGGCCCCACCCTCCCCGGCGGCGGCGACCTCGGCCCGAACGTGCACGTCCTCGACCCCTCCACGCCCGGCATCCAGACCAAGCTGGACGAGGTCTTCACCCAGCAGGAGTCGGCCCAGTTCGGCAGCGGCCGGCACGCCTTCCTCCTCAAGCCCGGCACCTACAACGGCCTCAACGCCCAGATCGGCTTCTACACCCAGATCGCCGGCCTCGGACTGCGCCCCGACGACACCACGATCAACGGCGACGTGACCGTCGACGCGGGCTGGTTCGGCGGCAACGCCACCCAGAACTTCTGGCGCTCCGCCGAGAACCTGGCCCTCGACCCGGTCAACGGCACCGACCGCTGGGCCGTCTCGCAGGCCGCGTCCTTCCGCCGGATGCACGTCAAGGGCAACCTCAACCTCGCCCCCAGCGGCTACGGCTGGGCCAGCGGCGGCTACATCGCCGACTCGAAGATCGACGGCACCGTCCAGCCCTACTCCCAGCAGCAGTGGTACACCCGGGACAGCGCGATCGGCGGCTGGCTCAACGGCGTCTGGAACATGGCCTTCTCCGGTGTCGAGGGCGCTCCCGCCACCGGCTTCCCCGACCCGCCGTACACCACGCTCGACACCACCCCCGTCTCCCGCGAGAAGCCCTTCCTGTTCTGGGAGGGGGGCGAGTTCAAGGTCTTCGCTCCCGCCAGGCGCGTCAACGCCCGTGGTACCAGCTGGGGTTCGGGAACCCCGCAGGGCCAGTCGATCCCGCTCGGCCGGTTCTACGTGGTCAAGCCCGGCACCACCGCCGCCACCATGAACGCGGCCCTGCGCCAAGGGCTTCATCTCCTCCTCACGCCGGGCGTGTACCACGTGGACCAGCCGGTCCAGGTCGACCGGCCCGGCACGATCGTCCTCGGTCTCGGCCTCGCCACGATCGTCCCCGACAACGGCGTCACCGCCGTGAAGGTCGCCGACGTCGACGGCGTCCGGCTCGCCGGCTTCCTCGTCGACGCCGGACCCGTCAACTCCCCGGTCCTCCTGGAGATCGGCCCGCAGGGCGCGGGCGCCGACCACGGCGCCGACCCGACCACCGTTCAGGACGTGTACGTCCGTGTCGGCGGCGCGGGCCCCGGAAGGGCCACCACGGCCATGGCGGTCCACAGCGACGACGTGATCGTCGACCACACCTGGGTCTGGCGCGCCGACCACGGCGAGGGCGTCGGCTGGGAGACCAACCGCTCCGACTACGGCGTCCGCGTGTACGGCGACGACGTCCTCGCCACCGGCCTGTTCGTCGAGCACTTCAACAAGTACGACGTCGAGTGGTTCGGCGAGCGGGGCCGCACGATCTTCTTCCAGAACGAGAAGGCGTACGACGCGCCGAACCAGGCCGCCGTCCAGGACGGCCCGTACAAGGGGTACGCCGCCTACCGCGTCGACGACTCCGTGAACACCCATGAGGGCTGGGCGCTCGGCAGCTACTGCTACTTCAACGTCGACCCGACGATCCGTCAGGACCACGGATTCCGGGCCCCGGTGAAGCCGGGCGTACGGTTCCACGACCTGCTGGTGGTCTCGCTCGGCGGCAAGGGCCAGTACGAGCACGTCATCAACGGCGTGGGGGCCCCGACCTCGGGCACCGCCACCGTGCCGTCCACCGTGGTCTCGTACCCCTGA
- a CDS encoding linear amide C-N hydrolase, translating to MAQGGPAQGNVLVARSMDWYQDADTILAVRPRGVERQSMPGTPTLPGNFTWTSRFGSVVALMYREAAVDGLNEAGFQVSGLYLSESEYGDRDPSRPGLELYWAIQCLLDCFDNVDDAVAKIQDEDVQLIAKDLGGRPGTGHLALADKNGNSAIIEFRDGKAVVHKGKQYTVMANSPWYEEQLELKERYEGLGGDQPLPGGVQSPDRFARAAYYSAQLPSTSDTREAAAYMFGVIRNASAPFGTADEVRPNISTTRWRTVADLTEGRYFYESTTSPNVVWVELSQLDFSEGTPELHLDVVKEPDHVGNVTGEFAPAD from the coding sequence ATGGCACAGGGTGGCCCCGCCCAGGGCAACGTACTGGTCGCCCGGAGTATGGACTGGTACCAGGACGCGGACACGATCCTGGCGGTGCGCCCGCGTGGCGTGGAGCGCCAGAGCATGCCCGGCACGCCCACACTCCCGGGCAACTTCACCTGGACCTCGCGGTTCGGCAGCGTCGTCGCGCTCATGTACCGCGAGGCCGCCGTCGACGGCCTCAACGAGGCGGGGTTCCAGGTCAGCGGGCTGTACCTCTCCGAATCGGAGTACGGCGACCGTGACCCCTCGCGCCCCGGGCTCGAGCTGTACTGGGCGATCCAGTGCCTGCTCGACTGCTTCGACAACGTCGACGACGCGGTGGCGAAGATCCAGGACGAGGACGTACAGCTCATCGCGAAGGACCTCGGCGGCCGGCCGGGAACCGGTCACCTCGCGCTCGCGGACAAGAACGGCAACTCGGCCATCATCGAGTTCCGCGACGGCAAGGCCGTCGTGCACAAGGGCAAGCAGTACACCGTGATGGCGAACTCGCCCTGGTACGAGGAGCAGTTGGAACTGAAGGAGCGTTACGAAGGACTCGGCGGCGATCAGCCGCTGCCGGGCGGCGTGCAATCGCCGGACCGCTTCGCCCGCGCCGCCTACTACTCCGCGCAGCTTCCGAGCACCTCGGACACGCGCGAAGCCGCGGCGTACATGTTCGGCGTGATCCGGAACGCCTCCGCTCCGTTCGGTACGGCGGACGAGGTGCGGCCGAACATCTCGACCACGCGCTGGCGCACCGTCGCCGACCTCACCGAGGGCCGGTACTTCTACGAGTCCACCACGAGCCCCAATGTGGTGTGGGTCGAGCTGTCGCAGCTGGACTTCTCCGAGGGCACCCCGGAGCTGCACCTCGATGTGGTGAAGGAGCCCGACCACGTCGGCAACGTGACCGGCGAGTTCGCCCCGGCGGACTAG
- a CDS encoding ABC transporter substrate-binding protein, translating to MRRIRAAATGAVTLSLVLTAAACGGGSPADGSGSGGGVRTLTYWASNQGANLEVDKKVLRPELDRFEKRTGIKVKLEVIPWSDLLNRILTATTSGQGPDVLNIGNTWSASLQASGALLPWDAKNFEAIGGRDRFVDSALGSTGTTGQDPAAVPLYSMAYALYYNKKMFKDAGIAKPPATWDELIADGKKLSKGGRSAIGVEGGNLANNIHQVFVLGKQHGADFFTPDGKADFTSDGAVAAVKQYVDLMAAHRIVAPGNAEYAQNQSLSDFAKDRTAMVLWQTPGTTFAAQGMNADEWGVAPAPVASGAPGRGTGINSMVAGINLAVFKNTRNSQGALDFVKFMTSDEEQKTLNKAYGSIPPVKSAQQDPAFDTPTVAVLKQTLATSAAALPQVPEESQFETVVGTAVKKLFADAAAGRPVTTESVRAELDKAQQQMPKK from the coding sequence ATGCGCAGAATCAGAGCCGCGGCCACCGGTGCCGTCACCCTCTCCCTCGTCCTCACCGCCGCGGCCTGCGGAGGCGGCTCCCCGGCCGACGGCTCCGGCTCCGGCGGCGGCGTCAGGACCCTCACCTACTGGGCCTCCAACCAGGGCGCGAACCTGGAGGTCGACAAGAAGGTCCTGCGGCCCGAACTCGACAGGTTCGAGAAGCGGACCGGCATCAAGGTCAAGCTGGAGGTCATTCCCTGGTCCGACCTCCTCAACCGCATCCTCACCGCCACCACCTCCGGCCAGGGCCCCGACGTCCTCAACATCGGCAACACCTGGAGCGCCTCGCTCCAGGCGAGCGGCGCCCTGCTGCCCTGGGACGCCAAGAACTTCGAGGCCATCGGCGGCAGGGACCGCTTCGTCGACTCCGCGCTCGGCTCCACCGGCACCACCGGCCAGGACCCCGCCGCCGTACCGCTGTACTCCATGGCCTACGCCCTCTACTACAACAAGAAGATGTTCAAGGACGCCGGCATAGCCAAGCCGCCGGCCACCTGGGACGAACTGATCGCCGACGGAAAGAAGCTCAGCAAGGGCGGAAGGTCCGCCATCGGCGTCGAGGGCGGCAACCTCGCCAACAACATCCACCAGGTCTTCGTCCTCGGCAAACAGCACGGCGCCGACTTCTTCACCCCCGACGGCAAGGCCGACTTCACCTCGGACGGGGCCGTCGCCGCCGTCAAGCAGTACGTCGACCTGATGGCCGCCCACCGGATCGTCGCCCCCGGCAACGCCGAGTACGCCCAGAACCAGTCCCTCAGCGACTTCGCCAAGGACCGTACCGCCATGGTCCTCTGGCAGACCCCCGGCACCACCTTCGCCGCCCAGGGCATGAACGCCGACGAGTGGGGCGTCGCCCCCGCCCCCGTCGCCTCCGGCGCCCCCGGCCGGGGCACCGGCATCAACTCCATGGTCGCCGGCATCAACCTCGCCGTCTTCAAGAACACCCGGAACAGCCAAGGCGCCCTCGACTTCGTGAAGTTCATGACCAGCGACGAGGAGCAGAAGACCCTCAACAAGGCCTACGGCTCCATCCCCCCGGTCAAGAGCGCCCAGCAGGACCCCGCCTTCGACACCCCCACCGTCGCCGTCCTCAAGCAGACCCTCGCCACCAGCGCCGCGGCCCTCCCGCAGGTCCCCGAGGAGTCCCAGTTCGAGACCGTCGTCGGCACCGCGGTCAAGAAGCTGTTCGCCGACGCCGCCGCCGGCCGCCCCGTCACCACCGAGTCCGTACGGGCCGAGCTCGACAAGGCCCAGCAGCAGATGCCCAAGAAGTGA
- a CDS encoding XdhC family protein translates to MLDIAEELHRWVGQGRAFAVATVVAVGGSAPRQPGAALAVDSEGTAIGSVSGGCVEGAVYELCVQALEDGRTVVERFGYSDEDAFAVGLTCGGVIDILVTPVRGGVFPAALGAATTGEAAALARIVSGPEDLMGRALLVRPDGSYEGKLGGHPELDRTAAAEARAMLDAGRTGTVEIGEDGSRCGQPLTLLVESSVPAPRMIVFGAIDFAAALVRVGKFLGYHVTVCDARPVFATPARFPEADEIVVAWPHRYLESTEVDGRTVLCVLTHDAKFDVPLLHAALKLPVAYIGAMGSRRTHEDRNKRLREVGVTELELARLRSPVGLDLGARTPEETALSIGAEIVANRRGGTGRSLTGAHTPIHHDGPREPAGRIGSVA, encoded by the coding sequence ATGCTGGACATCGCCGAAGAGCTGCACCGGTGGGTCGGGCAGGGACGTGCCTTCGCCGTCGCCACCGTGGTGGCCGTCGGCGGGAGCGCGCCCCGGCAGCCGGGCGCCGCCCTCGCCGTCGACAGCGAGGGCACGGCGATCGGATCGGTCTCCGGCGGGTGTGTGGAGGGGGCGGTGTACGAGCTGTGCGTGCAGGCCCTCGAAGACGGCAGGACCGTCGTCGAGCGCTTCGGGTACAGCGACGAGGACGCCTTCGCGGTCGGGCTGACCTGCGGCGGCGTCATCGACATCCTCGTCACACCGGTGCGCGGCGGGGTCTTCCCCGCCGCGCTCGGCGCCGCCACCACGGGGGAGGCGGCAGCCCTCGCCCGGATCGTCTCCGGACCCGAGGACCTGATGGGCCGCGCCCTGCTGGTCCGCCCGGACGGCTCGTACGAGGGGAAGCTCGGCGGCCACCCCGAGCTGGACCGCACGGCGGCGGCCGAGGCCCGCGCGATGCTCGACGCGGGCCGCACCGGCACCGTGGAGATCGGCGAGGACGGCAGCCGCTGCGGACAGCCGCTGACCCTGCTCGTCGAGTCCTCCGTGCCCGCCCCGCGCATGATCGTCTTCGGCGCGATCGACTTCGCCGCCGCGCTGGTACGGGTGGGCAAGTTCCTCGGCTACCACGTCACCGTGTGCGACGCGCGGCCCGTCTTCGCGACGCCGGCCCGCTTCCCCGAGGCGGACGAGATCGTCGTCGCATGGCCGCACCGCTATCTGGAGTCGACGGAGGTCGACGGCCGTACGGTGCTCTGCGTCCTCACCCACGACGCCAAGTTCGACGTGCCCCTCCTGCACGCCGCCCTGAAGCTTCCCGTCGCCTACATCGGCGCGATGGGCTCCCGCCGCACCCACGAGGACCGCAACAAGCGCCTCCGCGAGGTCGGCGTCACCGAACTCGAACTCGCCCGCCTGCGCTCCCCGGTAGGCCTCGACCTGGGCGCCCGCACGCCCGAGGAGACGGCCCTCTCGATCGGCGCGGAGATCGTGGCCAACCGCCGCGGCGGCACGGGCCGCTCCCTCACCGGCGCCCACACCCCGATCCACCACGACGGGCCGCGCGAGCCGGCGGGGCGCATCGGGTCGGTCGCCTAG
- a CDS encoding ROK family protein, whose product MLRSGLLHLGAQVTMRNGRTVRDLRRENRTAVLQRLYFDGPMSRFSLGPATGLSSGSISNVVAELVAEGLVEEAGSVDSAGGRPRTLLRITPGSGCMIGVDVGETRVRIELFDLTLTELARTERPLAVDSPHPHDRYEVGVVVGHVREGIAEVLRSAGVPAGRLLGVGVGVPGIVARTAEDGAVVHGQTIGWDAVPLERLLRASVDLPTAVPYWIDNGAKTLGQAEMWFGAGRGARSAVVVLFGSGVGACVVTDPMGPGRAIEWGHLTVRVRGRRCRCGARGCLEAYAGAEALLERWREAGGRPPAGADEETALTAMLAGAYPAGAGAEPDATAREVLEETAEYLGAGFADLINLFQPERILVGGWAGLQLGARFLETVKGYAAEYALKYPAARVDIGMGTLGPDAVTVGAAILPLADFFARGGRRAETETAEEQPAWASTVRERAAH is encoded by the coding sequence ATGTTGCGCTCAGGACTACTTCACCTGGGGGCCCAAGTGACCATGCGGAACGGCCGCACCGTGCGTGACCTGCGACGCGAGAACCGCACCGCCGTCCTCCAACGCCTCTATTTCGACGGGCCGATGAGCCGCTTCTCGCTCGGCCCCGCGACCGGCCTCAGCTCCGGCTCCATCAGCAACGTGGTCGCGGAGCTCGTCGCGGAGGGTCTCGTCGAGGAGGCGGGCAGCGTCGACTCGGCCGGCGGGCGCCCCCGTACCCTGCTCCGGATCACTCCCGGCAGCGGCTGCATGATCGGCGTCGACGTCGGCGAGACCCGGGTCAGGATCGAGCTGTTCGACCTCACCCTGACCGAACTCGCGCGTACCGAACGCCCGTTGGCGGTCGACAGCCCCCACCCCCATGACCGGTACGAGGTCGGTGTCGTCGTCGGCCACGTCCGGGAGGGCATCGCCGAGGTGCTGCGGTCGGCGGGCGTGCCCGCCGGCCGGCTGCTCGGTGTCGGCGTCGGTGTGCCCGGCATCGTGGCCCGCACCGCCGAGGACGGCGCGGTCGTGCACGGCCAGACCATCGGCTGGGACGCCGTCCCCCTGGAGCGGCTGCTGCGCGCGAGCGTGGACCTGCCGACGGCCGTTCCGTACTGGATCGACAACGGCGCCAAGACCCTCGGCCAGGCCGAGATGTGGTTCGGCGCCGGGCGGGGCGCGCGCAGCGCGGTGGTCGTCCTCTTCGGCTCGGGCGTCGGCGCCTGCGTGGTCACGGACCCGATGGGACCCGGCCGGGCGATCGAGTGGGGGCATCTGACGGTACGGGTCAGGGGGCGCAGGTGCCGCTGCGGGGCCCGGGGCTGCCTGGAGGCGTACGCGGGCGCGGAGGCGCTGCTCGAACGGTGGCGGGAGGCGGGCGGGAGGCCTCCGGCGGGGGCGGACGAGGAGACGGCGCTGACGGCGATGCTGGCGGGGGCGTATCCGGCGGGCGCGGGGGCGGAGCCCGACGCGACGGCCCGCGAGGTACTGGAGGAGACCGCCGAGTACCTGGGCGCGGGCTTCGCCGATCTGATCAACCTCTTCCAGCCCGAGCGCATCCTCGTCGGCGGCTGGGCGGGGCTCCAGCTCGGCGCCCGCTTCCTGGAGACGGTGAAGGGGTACGCGGCCGAGTACGCCCTGAAGTACCCGGCGGCCCGGGTCGACATCGGCATGGGCACGCTCGGTCCCGACGCGGTGACGGTCGGCGCGGCGATCCTGCCGCTCGCGGACTTCTTCGCCCGGGGCGGCAGGCGGGCCGAGACGGAGACCGCCGAGGAGCAGCCGGCCTGGGCGTCGACCGTACGGGAACGGGCGGCGCATTGA